The Mytilus edulis unplaced genomic scaffold, xbMytEdul2.2 SCAFFOLD_2228, whole genome shotgun sequence region GCCTGGATCACCAGGAAACTAAGTTACAAATACCAGTTTCAATACAGGGACACAACACcttgtgtaaaacaatcaatAAACATGAACAAAGTTACAATGcagaaatacaaattaaaaagtttttatttctgcTACAAACTTTCAATAAGCGAATTGATGATCATAAAAGTCATCATTACGAGACGTAAGATTGAAAAACAGTTTAGTTATCACCTTTATCAAAAAATTTTCAATAGTATTAAGGCAAACAGAATTGTTTAAAGGACAATTCATATTGAAACTGTTTAGCTTTATGATTTACATTTTCATAACAAGATAGTTGTGATGCACAATTTTGTTCTGTGGATAGAACAATgctttccacaaaaaaatcatgatatatttATAAGTGAAATCTAGCTATAGTTTGaccaatttatagtttttttttcctgCTTAAAATATGTTACATCATCACTAAGAAAAGGTCTTAATCAGAGGACTTTGTGTTGGCAACAAAAAATCTAATGCTAAGATGTTTGGTTTTTTTGGTGATGCTATaactaaatttgatttataattaaaTGATTTATGTCATGAGGATGACTTCACAAATTTCGTTTCTACACTGATATATCGGAAAGACAGAACATAttggacatttttatatttatttgattttttaaaagcaTTGGACATATACATATGATAACGGTTACCCAAATAATATTTCCAATGAGTATGATAATGACCATATTCGTGAAGATTCACCACAATTCCGTATTTAGTTTTATAGTATGTAAAACACCCACTGAGAGTAAATAGCAAGATTTCTTATCCAGTTTAAAACATAACCAGATGTATGaaagtcaatgaaacaactatccacaatacTATACTTCTAAATGATAGAAACGCAAAGACAGTCAGTGTTTTCCGAATTACTATTATTGATTcatattgaaataataaattttgtttgcCAATAGCATAGATCTATTACATAaataatgaatattcaaatgactTCACTTTACCATACTACCCAACTTTGTTTTCCAATAtgtgagagagaaaaaataagcGGAGAGCTTATAAACTTGCTTTACCACACTTATACTTCAGTTTATCATATAAAGGTAGTAAACTGCTGAATAGTTGATGTTGTTTCAAACTGAATAAaactgagaatagaaatggggtgtgtgtcaaagagacaacaacccgaccaaagagcagagaACACCCGGGTCTTCAATGCTACCGGAGGGGTGCTTCAGTTggaccctaaacaaaaatgtatactaaaaATCACACAAGATTAACAAAGGACAGAGGCCCCTCTGACTTGCGACAGGctaaaaaatgcggcggggttaaacatgtttttgagatttcaaccctcAACCCATTAACCTCCagccaatatagaaaaaacaaacacacaacaatacgcacagtaaatttcagttcaaaagaagtccgagtccgatgtcagaataggtaacgaaagaaactaaacaaaatgacaatgataaataaattaacaaaggactactagcagctactgacatgtcagctccagacctcagtTAAACTgcttgaaagattatgtcttcatcatatgaacatgAAGTACAATCCCACCCGAACTCTACATATTAATGAAAGGAAATATCCAACAAAGTATACGTCAGTGTCAATAATGTAGGAATGAAGGAAAACTGATCAAATCGGAAAAAACATTAGCGGATGTAtacatttaactttttctttcttaatgggtttttaaaaaaatcttttacgTGTTTTCATATTATTATGAATACTTAAATAAATAGTTAAAAGGAATGAAATATGTGTATTTCTAAAGAGACACAGCCCAACATTATAAAACATAAATCAATATCTGAAGGTATTTGCTCTCTTAAATGGGATTTGAATTTACAGCAGCAATACAATCAATTCTAAAATATCCCGTGAAGTAAAAATATTGTGTAGCATCGTGGCTTAAAATGTTAATGCTCATtcgtataatttgttttttctttatttttaagctTTTCCTGTTTTCTAATTTCCGAATGTCTATCTCATATAACTATATAGCATTTCATGTAAAGATTCTGCGTGTTTTTACTTAGTGCTATTCTTTAAAAGTTAactatacttttaaaatattggtttcatattttattgaaaaaaaaacaagtgttgtTCACGATGTTTACATGCTTCTGTATAAAGATGTTATTAATGGTAAAACAAATTGGGATTCTTATGTACGAGATTTATTGTCTAATCTTGGCCTGAACTTTTTGTGGATTTCACAGGATGTAACTATAAACTAATGTAGTttttgatattgttaaaaaaCGTATTACTGATCAATATTTTCAAGAGTGGTCCACATCTTTATGTGATTGTGAAAAACTTTGCATGTATAAAAGAATCAAGACAGATTTTTGTCTTGAAAATTACTTAAATTTATTTTGTGATGATCGATTACTTACGAAACTACGTAGTGGGACACTTCAATTAAATATCAAAGTTGGTAGATATACCAATACGCCAAGAGAATTACGATTGTGTCTTTGTTGTAATATGAACGTTGTTGAAgacgaatatcattttgttttagtttgtccTGTATAAAGACCTGCAAGGTCACATTATTTACCAAAATACTTTTGTTCTTGGCCAAATATTTATAAACTGGATCAATTGTTAAAAGCtgtcaataaaacagcaactataaaattatgtaattatattaAGGCAGTATGGAAAATGAGATGTCAAATTCTTACTTCACTTTGTATGATGTGTTGTTTTCTGCTGTTTATTattgtgtcatatatgtaatatatgttttgattgccATAGCATGTAAATGCTTTttgcaaataaataaattcattcattcaACTCTTAAGACATCCTTGTTTGATTTAATGCAATTATCTTGTTATGGTGCAGAAATAGTTTTTCTAACTTTAATCAATCCCATGCAAGTCGGAAATATTAAGTTCAATCAAACTACACTGCGATACAGGTCTACAATAAGAAAATGGAAGCATATTTGCATTTGATCGAAGTACATTAATGAAAGATCAAAAGGAAAGTAccaactctttttttttctttttcttcaaatgATACATAGATCAATGCCTCGTTCTGcaatattattgatttaaaatgaACGATATGAGAAAGAAGAGAAAGGGCATATAAAAAACAAAGACAGCTACATTTATGTACTAAAGAAACGCATTACGATTCTAGTGCTAACAAGTTACTTCCAACAAGTTTGTAAGGGGTACAGGGTGGCCATTTGCAAGGCAAAGTTCCTGCTCCTATCTAACATTTTATAcccctttttttcatttgttcGTCCAAATTTCCCTCCAAGGAGCCTGtttttcagtggttgttgtttgttggtcGTGTTCATACGTGTTtatcgtttctcgtttttgttatggattagaccgttgggtttcctgtttgaattgttttaagcATGTCACTTTGGGGTCCTTAATAGCTTGTTTTtaagtgtgagccaaggcttcgtgttgaaggctgtactttgacctataattgataactttttacacattgtgacttggatgcagagttgtttcattggtactcataccacatcttatttataaAGAACAGTAGATtgatttgaataattaaaaaatctaATTCTCATACATTTAATGTgaattaatacaaatattttttgtaaccTTTACTGTGATATTTTCGGGATTTCCGGTAGTATTTACTATTTCCTgtccttttatattttttgtagtaCTTCCTAGCTTTTCCGTAATACTTTCCTTTATGACGGTACCCATGATGGCCATGATGGTGACCGAAATGTCCGTGATGGTGACCAAAATGTCCGTGATGGTGACCAAAATGTCCATAATGGTGACCAAAATGTCCGTGATGGTGACCAACATGTCCgtgatggtgatgatgatgtcCATGATGGTGACCAAATAGGCCGAAACTTCCATGATGGTGACTAACGCGTCCTAGACGATGTCCAAAGTGTCCATGACGGTGACCAAATATACCAGAGTGTCCATGACGGTGGACCGATCTACCATAGTGTCCGTAACGATGTCCAGAGTGTCCGTGACGGTTACCAAATCGTCCATGACGATGACCATATAGACCGGATCGTCCATGTTTGTTACCAAATAAACCAAAACTTCCATGATGGTGTCCATAGCGTCCGTGACGGTGACCAAAGTGACCATGACGGTGACCATATAGACCATATTTTCCATGACGATGTCCAGAGTGTCGGCGACCAAAGCGACTATGACGGTGACCATGGAGACCGTATGTTCCATGACGATGTCTAGAGTGCCCGTGACGTTTACCGAAGCGTCCATGACGGTGACCAAATATACCAAAGCGTCCATGACGGTTGCCATATCTACCATAGCTTCTGTGACGATGCCCAGAGTGTCCAAGACGGCGACCAAAGCGTCCACGACGATGACCATATAGACCGGAGCGTCCATGTTTTTTACCAAATAAACCAAAACTTCCATGACGGTGACCTAAGTCTCCCAGATGATTTCCAAAGCGTCCATGACGGTGACCATATATACCAGAGCGCCCATGACGATGGCCAAGGTGTCCCAGATGGTGACCAACTGATCCGAAGCTTCCGTGAAGGCGACCATTATGATGACTAGCATGTCCATGTTGATGAACCTTATGACTAATTGAAAGTACCCCACCGTTTTTGTCTCCAAATACACTATGGCTCACATGAGTGTTATGCCTGTGTCCAAATACACTATGGCTCACGTGAATGTTACTTCTATGTCCAAATAGGGTGTTTCCTTGGTCATGTGATACATGTGACACAACTGCTGGAGAGGTATAGCTATCATCGTCCAActgtaaaatattcaaagaaatttaattgacaaaaaaaagaaagtatGAAATGTAAGTATGACATGCCATCTACTAGAAATCAATGTTGAGTTGGCACAAGAATAAAATACATACattgacatatagtattagatgtATTATTGTCTGTATTGACCGAAACTCAGTAATATAAGATTGCTTTTCCATTAGAATTTTGAGGTGATTTATTAGTAATCTCACGTAAAAAAAGttaatacaaaaatgtttgaaCATACTTTTATTCCTTTTTAAGAACTATTTCTAATAGTAATTGTTAAGGTAAACTATTATATATCCGTTCTTTCAGAAACGTTTATCATAAGGCTCAATCATATTGAtactttgatataatttttaacGTCATAATGTTTAGTTTGGTTCATATTTCGATAAGACTTTTGGCCCAATTGTACAACTGCCAATGTatattttcatatctttattaTGAAGACAACAGGCCAGTGTAATTTAAAAGTTTGTGatctaataaactttttttttattacacttcCCATAATTATTCCTCATATTGTAAAGCCGGACAGTAAACAACTGTTAGAGTGTTGTACCTGCAGTTATACTTTGTTGTTAATTATTTCAATTTCTCCACTTTAGAGCAAAGTTCTTTGACAATTATGACGGGCATGATACTGTATGATCAAGCGGAGAAGGGTATGttcaattcaaaacggaaattccttaatcaaattgcaaaatttaaagctcaaacacttcaaacgaatggacaacaactgtcatatttcagacatggtacaggcatgttttttatgtagaaaatggtggattaaacctgcttttatagctagctaaacctctcacttgtatgacagtcacatacaattccattatattgacagtcGAACTTTCAGTGTTTTTGTGTTTATTCATTGATTCAAAATGTTATAAAGTCGATTAGCCGTAATATAAAATAAgttattcatattttcttttctttaaattattatttttttcgaaaagtaaacataagaacaaataaaaagaaacgtGATAATTCATAGGGGTTAGGTATCAGCTGCTGTTGTGCGAGTTTATGATTGTCTTGAATATGGTGCCTATTTATTAATGTTTATACACGACAATCCTGTTTTCAAAATTTTCCCATAGGGAGATTTAGTCAAACAAATGATGATGAATTAACAAGAGATCATCTACAAGCTATAAgtggaagtaaaaaaaaacataatgaaaactattGTCGTCAAACAAGGATATCTTAGGTAATATACATACATAAAAGTCAGACCCTGCATCtgtaaagtaaaaatataaatatgataatatataatttacTAAAATTTTACTCCTATATAATTCTAATAGGATAGCATAGTGTTTATAAAAGTTGTAATCACCAGGTCCTTTACTGTTTAGTGTATGTATCAATGAtaaatttatattctattttgattgattgattggtgtttaactcCCTTTTCAGCACCATTGTGCTATTTTGTGTCGGTGAAGGAAAAATGCCTGTCATTTGCAACCTCTGTGTTGACATTCAAGTGATAAAATAGTTCTACTACTTGGATCAATTGGCCACCGAGACCCCTTTTTCTATCTATAAGACGaccatatattttcttatttgtcGTTATTAAgactatcatataaaaaaaaatgatgattttgtatgattgccaatgagacaactctccacaagagatcaatatgacacagaaattaacaactataggtcaccatacgtacggcctccaacaatgaacaaagcccataccacattatcagctataaaaagcccagaaatgacaatgaaaaacaattcaaacgagaaaactaacagcctaatttatgtacaaaaatgaacgaaaatcaaatatgtaacacataaacaaccgacaaccactaaattgcaggctcctgacttcggacaggcatcatacatacagaatgtggcgggatcccaaccctaccctaacctgggacagtggtataacagtacaacataagaaagaactataaaaatcagttgaaaaggttAAACTCATAAGACGGataaacatacaagtggacgtgaactgggtacttgtatatcccaacaacaaaaagacactaggtacagctctgagagtactcgcagttaactgataGTTAGTTCAAAGCctctaacaacttataaaaaaatcatgcatctaagacttaataatcaatccgtacacatccaacatccaatggatttcaTGTACGACGCCATAATCCGTCAAAAActtgaccttgtgcaatgccaagatacaggtatcgacagattgtagatccatgaatgtgtatatgtatattacatacaagtattatttagtttggttttaatatttactgataacaaaatcaatatttataccataaaaaaacaatattcaacgatcttattacagtgttaaattggtaaccttttagaataagtttatccAAAGGaccgataagtttaccaggatcgtttctaaattttcgggcacggttaacaacatttccgaaAATACGAGGATGTGCTATCAAGttagaaataagttttctacagttacaactagacttcaaaaccaaatctttatatctttgtaccaataaaaacaatatttaatgatcttattatattgttaaattggtaaccttttagaataagtttatttaaaggatcgacaagtttaccaggatcgtttctaaattttcgGGCACGGTTAACATGTATATTTCTACTGTAGAATTAagtcattatagataccaggattaaattttgtattaacgccagacgcgcgttttgtctaaaaaaaagactcatcagtgacgctcgaatcgccaatagttaaaaaggctaaataatgtaagaagttgaagagcattgaggaccaaaattcctaaaagttttgccaaatacagttaaggtaatctactccAGAGGTAGaacgccttagtatttcaaaaatttaaaagttttgttaatttatatttatcaccatatcaatgataattcatgtcagcgcAGAATAAACttaccatagataccaggattacttTGGTAtttacgccggacgcgcgtttcgtctgatAATCAGGAAAACTTATTGAttagttaaaaaatcaaatacacgCAAATCGTGAGTAAATTCCAGTTCTGGAAGTTGGGGAATAAACTTGTTACAACAGTCTATATATTCATATTCAAAATGTGAACCAACCGTAAAATCTCTTTGCATGAATTTAACAAACTTACTTTGAAACTCATATCAGTTAAATATGCAGGAATGCATCTTAACAACTCTACTTTTAGAGGGTGCTTAAAATCATTTACTAACCATGAGGGTTTGGCACGGTCAGTATTTACCAACTAttgtataaaatttgaaatagcaattttgTACAACTAGAAAAGGACTAGTAAAGATTTGtttaatgtaaaaaatgtaaatatgcaGATACAATGATATcataaaaaggtaaaacaaacaCAGTTTTGTACGAACAGTGTTTAACTACAGTTTTCCACCTCTAAAATCTTTTAAATAAGACATGGAATGAATAGGAATTTCTTTGTTCTGAATACAAATGAGCTTTTCGtgttattcttatttttaattgAAGTGTTATTTTACTTCTATGTGTTCTTTGCGTGTTATTTCATTATTGTTGTGCCGATATGATGTATTTGATGCTTTTTAGTATGTACAGCTTAAAGGGGCACCAGCTTcgagaatgaaaaaaaaatagaatatgatttcgtttggttcaatcattaataaaagtgaaataatgaaataacaatTCGTTTTTTGCAGCCAATTTGggataattttgtcaaaattagcatacaaatatcgctgatgaataattcgacctcattaaatccgtattcatgtgactaTCAATATAAAACATTAGCTAGAGATTGGTTATGCATGGATTAGTCGTTTACAGCCATTTTAAGGAaacaaatatcatcattaaaaatgaaacaaagatGAACCATTTCGTGAACTAATTTGAAAGATCATTTCGTGAACTAATTTGAAAGATCATTTCGTGAACTAATTTGAAAGATCATTTCGTGAACTAATTTGAAAGATCATTTCGTGAACTAATTTGAAAGATGATCAGACTTTTTTACTAGTTTTTacactttttggacatttttttaatttaccgtcAAATTTAACCCGATGATATTCGATTTGCTTCGACCGCagtatactatcaatttatataCTTTATCAGATCTTTgcattttttccaattttcataCGCACCACATATAGAGTCGCGCCCTATGCGACACATGACGCTAACGGGAAGTGTAAGTTTTAAGTACATCTAGGGTAAGTAGTTTTTATGGTATTACTATGGCACCTGTTTTATAGTAGACTAGATATCAGTAACATGGCAAGCAATGGTTTTTATATAAAGAGAATATTTTTATGTAGATTTGTATACACTTACCAGTATATGATACTAAGATGACAACTAACAACACTGCACACTTCATGTTGGCAACGACTTGTTGATTGGACCTCTGgtcttttatatttcttataaatCCGATAAGAAACAGATGCGACAGAATGTAAGTCAAGCATTAAAATATGACATTGGTCTTGCAGTGTAAACCAAGTGCCTCGTTTGATGAAattgatttaacattttttatcagTTGTTAGTCCTATATTTACAGCAggattaaaatgttatttttatatgttaaattCATATACTTTTCAGAGGTCactaaaaataatgttattaacCTTGATTTAATCCACAAATAGCGAAAGCTACCACATTTTTAGCCGTTTTCAGTATACAAGAATCCTTAAGTTAAGTTAGATCAGCaggattatttttttctgtacatGTTATACCGCAAAAATCATATCAACCGACTGTCGTTTGCGTTGATACTCACTAAATAcgtttatttcattttgaatcgTCAGTTATAAACTTTCATCctaatgtctgtaccaagtcatgacagttgttttccattcgtttgatgtgcttgatgtgtttgagtttttgattttgccctttTATAAAGGACTCTCCGTTTAGGATTTTTGCAATTTTACTTCTCAAGagttttaaatacaaaacaatttccgACGTATGACAGGTTAACATTTTCAATCGTTTTGAGAGATGATAGTCTCAAGATATGTCGTCTAAAAGTTctgatacattttatataatgtgctttgtctataggCCTTGGATTTTTTtggttacatatgacgtggctctgtacacccagtcattgtgttattgtgctatgatgAACTTTTGTatccttgtctttcatttttcaaATGAGCTTTGTACATATGCcttttgtgtgtttctttattacataatttattgtgataaattgtaagattataacacaatgatgactgttgtacccctatttttgaagttttttactATTaggtatgtttgttttgttcactcatcgttgtcaatataatggaattttatgcgactgtcatacaagttagaggtttagcaagctataaaaccaggttaaagccaccattttctatataagaaaatgcctgtaacaagtcaggcatatgacagttgctattcattcgtttgatgtatttgagatTTTGAATTTGCCTTTATGTTACGGACtctacgttttgaattttttcgGAGTTCGGTATACTagtctttgttattttaatttttacttttagaAAGAAGTCACGATAGTTACAACTCGTATTGTTGGAGAAAGACAGATTTGTATTCttaattttcaaagattttttgtaTATGTGACGTGATCAAACTTGGTCGCCTTTTTCATGACGTGACAATAGAAAATTCAGAATAAATCAAGAAAATTTAACTTAATAATTAAATAtcgaccaatcatttgctgagaactgatatttcactagtgaggagtACAATTTTTCTCATAGCgctcaagaaatgtgaaaacaGCACAACCATTAGAGAATATAGGTTAtgaaacagaaacacaaaaatcaATATTAAGAATCTATAGGCCGTGTTAactcaaatatatattatacgcTAATGAACTATTTAAAGAAAACGCGTGTCAATGatgaaatttataaattcaaTATCAGTAATTTActataattatattacaa contains the following coding sequences:
- the LOC139507302 gene encoding filaggrin-2-like (The sequence of the model RefSeq protein was modified relative to this genomic sequence to represent the inferred CDS: added 222 bases not found in genome assembly): MKCAVLLVVILVSYTDAGSDFYLDDDSYTSPAVVSHVSHDQGNTLFGHRSNIHVSHSVFGHRHNTHVSHSVFGDKNGGVLSISHKVHQHGHASHHNGRLHGSFGSVGHHLGHLGHRHGRSGIYGHRHGRFGNHLGDLGHRHGSFGLFGKKHGRSGLYGHRRGRFGRRLGHSGHRHRSYGRYGNRHGRFGIFGHRHGRFGKRHGHSRHRHGTYGLHGHRHSRFGRRHSGHRHGKYGLYGHRHGHFGHRHGRYGHHHGSFGLFGNKHGRSGLYGHRHGRFGNRHGHSGHRYGHYGRSVHRHGHSGIFGHRHGHFGHRLGRVSHHHGSFGLFGHHHGHHHHHHGHFGHHYGHFGHHHGHFGHHHGHFGHRHGHHGYRHKGKYYGKARKYYNKYKRTGKSKYYRKSKKYLSKGYKKYLY